DNA sequence from the Streptomyces cinnabarinus genome:
CCCTGCTGGAGGAGGTCCCGGAGGTGGTCGTCACCCTGGGCGCGGCGGGCAGCCTGTACGCGGCCCGCGGCGCCGAGCCGATCGTCGTCCCCGCGCCCCAGGTCACCGCCGTGGACACCACCGGCGCCGGGGACACCTTCGCCGGCACCCTCGCGGTGGCGCTCACCGAGGGCCGCCCGATGCCGGACGCGCTGGCCTGGGCGGCCGCCGCGGCGGCGCTGTCGGTGCAGCGGGCCGGGGCGTCGGAGTCGATGCCGTACCGCTCCGAGATCGAGGCGCAGTACACCTCATGAACCGAGCCCCGCTGACCGGTCTGCGCGTCCTGGACCTCGCCACCCTCTTCGCCGGGCCGCTCGCCGCCACGGCGCTCGGCGACTTCGGCGCCGAGGTCATCAAGGTCGAGCACCCGGCCAAGCCCGACCCGTCCCGCGGTCACGGCCCGGCCAAGGACGGCATCGGGCTCTGGTGGAAGCACCTCGGCCGCAACAAGCGCACGATCACCCTGAACCTGTCGACCCCGGGCGGCCGCGCCACCCTCCTGCGGCTCGCCGGCACCGCGGACGTGATCATCGAGAACTTCCGCCCCGGCACCCTGGAGAAGTGGGACCTCGGCTGGCCCGAGCTGTCCGCCGTCAACCCCCGTCTGGTCCTCACCCGGGTCACCGGCTTCGGCCAGTTCGGCCCCTACGCCCACCGCCCCGGATTCGGCACCCTCGCCGAGGCGATCAGCGGTTTCGCCGCGCTCACCGGCGAACCGGACGCGCCTCCGACGCTCCCGCCGTTCGGCCTCGCGGACTCGATCGCGGGCCTGGCCACGGCGTACGCCGTCCTCACCGCCCTCGCCGCCCGCGACCGCACCGGCGAGGGCCAGGTCGTCGACCTCTCCCTGATCGAACCGATGCTCTCGGTCCTCGGCCCCCAGCCCACCTGGTACGACCAGCTCGGCTACGTCCAGCAGCGCACCGGCAACCGCTCGGCGAACAACGCGCCGCGCAACACCTACCGCACCGCGGACGGCAGTTGGGTCGCGGTCTCCACCTCGGCCCAGTCGGTGGCGGAACGCGTTCTGCGGCTGGTGGGCCGCCCGGAGCTGATCGACGAGCCGTGGTTCGCCACGGGCGCCGACCGGGCCCGGCACGCGGACGTCCTCGACGCGGCGGTCGGCGGCTGGATCGCCGAGCGGACCCGCGAGGAGGTGATCGCGGCCTTCGAGAAGGCGGAGGCGGCCGTCGCCCCGATCCAGGACGTGCGCGAGGTGATGACGGACCCGCAGTACCAGGCGCTCGACACGATCACCACGGTCGACGACCCGGAGCTCGGGCCCCTGCGTATGCAGAACGTCCTCTTCCGCCTCTCCGCGACCCCCGGCGCGATCCGCTGGACCGGCCGCCCGCACGGCGCCGACACCGACGAGGTCCTCACCGAGCTGGGCCTGACCCCGGCGGACGTGGCGGCCCTGCGCGCGGAGGGCGCCGTATGACGATCCCGCTCACCTGGCTGTACGTCCCCGGCGACCGCCAGGACACGGTGGCCAAGGCGCTGCGGTCCGGAGCGGACGTCGTGGTGATCGACCTGGAGGACGCGGTCGCCCCCGACCGCAAGGAGTACGCCCGCGCCGCGACGGCCGAGTTCCTCTCCGACCCGCGGCCCGTCCCGGTCCACGTCCGTGTGAACGCCCTGGACGGACCCTTCGCGGCGGCGGACCTGAAGGCACTGGCCCACCTGGTCGGCGTGGCGGGCCTCCGGCTGCCCAAGGTCACCTCACCCGACCAGATCCGCCGGGTCGCGCAGTCCACGCCCCATCCGCTGTACGCCCTGCTGGAATCGGCCCTGGGCATCGAGCACGCCTTCACCATCGCCCAGGCCCATCCCGCGCTGCACGGCATCGCCCTGGGCGAGGCGGACCTCAAGGCCGACCTCTCCGTACGCGACGACGCGGGCCTGGACTGGCCGCGCTCCCGGGTGATCGTCGCGGCCAGGGCGGCGGGCCTGCCACCCCCGCCCCAGTCCGTCCACCCCGACACCCGTGACCTGACGGGCCTGGCGGCGACCTGCGCCCACGGCCGCGCCCTGGGCTTCCTGGGCCGCGCGGCCATCCACCCCCGCCAACTCCCCGTCATCGAACGGGCCTACCTCCCCACGGAGGAGGACCTGGAACGGGCGGAGGCGATCATCAAGGCGGCCACGGCACACGGTGGTGCGCAGGCGCTGCGCGACGGCACGTTCATCGACGCGGCAGTGGTGGCGGCGGCCCACCGCACGCTCTCCCTCGCGGCCCGCCGCGGCTGACAAGGGCGGCCGACAACGGCGAAGGGCGCCCGGAACACTTCCGGGCGCCCTTCGCCGTCGTACGTCCGACCGGTCAGCCCTTCTTCGCCGACCCGGCCCCGTCGTTGGCATCGTCCTTCAGGTCGGAGGACTCCTCGTCGGCCGTGTCGGCGCCGTCCGCCTTCTCGGCCTTCTCGGCGTCGTCCGCTTCGTCCTCGTCGGCCGGGGCCACGGCGTCGACCGCGCCCGGCTCGACCACGGCCTCCCGGCCCGGCCGCTGCTTGGCGGAGACGACGATGTAGAGCACCGCCAGCAGGAAGACCACCAGCGCGGTCCAGTTGTTCAGGCGGAGGCCCAGGATCTCGTGCGCCTCGTCGACCCGCATGTACTCGATCCAGAACCGGCCCACGCAGTAGGACGCGACGTACAGCGCGAACGCCCGCCCGTGGCCCAGCTTGAACCGGCGGTCGGCCCAGATGACGAGCAGCGCCACACCGACGCACCACAGCGACTCGTACAGGAACGTCGGGTGGTAGGTGCCCGGCTCCCGGCCGTCCGAGGAGGAGGTGATCTCGACGGCCCAGGGCAGGTCGGTGGCCCTGCCGTACAGCTCCTGGTTGAACCAGTTGCCCCAGCGGCCGATGGCCTGCGCGAGGGCGATGCCGGGGGCGACGGCGTCGGCGTACGCCGGCAGCGGGATGCCCCGGCGCCGGCAGCCGATCCACGCGCCCAGCGCGCCGAACGCGATGGCACCCCAGATGCCGAGGCCGCCCTCCCAGATCTTGAAGGCGTCCACCCAGTCACGGCCCTCGCTGAAGTACAGCTGGTAGTCCGTGATCACGTGGTAGAGGCGCCCGCCGACCAGTCCGAAGGGGACGGCCCACACCGCGATGTCGGCCACCGTGCCGGACCGGCCGCCGCGGGCGATCCAGCGCTTGTTGCCGAGCCAGACGGCGACGAAGACGCCGATGATGATGCAGAACGCGTAGCCTCGCAGCGGAATGGGACCGAGGTGGATCACCCCGCGCGACGGGCTGGGAATGTAGGCAAGTTCCATGGCAAGGTCGACGCTACCCTGCCGGGCGGCGCACGCGTCGGGCAGCCCGGCTACGGCTCCATAACAGGCGGGCCCCGCGCCCTATCCCTTGGCCGCCTCCTGCACCTGCTCCTTCAGCTTCTGAGGCGTCATCGACTGGTCCTGGTAGATGTTCTTGCCGTCCAGCAGCACGGTCGGTGTGCCGGTGAAGCCGCCGCTGCGGAAGGCCTCGTTCGACTTCGCCACCCAGCCGTTGTGCGTGCCCTCCTCCACACAGGTGCGGAAGGCGGGCGTGTCCAGTCCGTCGACCTTGGCGGCCAGCTCGAAGAGCTTGCTGTTCTCCGCGAAGGCGTCGTCGGTCTCGGCGGGCTGGTTCGTGTAGAGCACATCGTGGTACTCGACGAACTTCCCGGCGTCCTGGGCGCAGGCCGCGGCGTTGGCGGCGTTCTGGGAGCCGGTGCCGCCCATGTTGCCGTCGATGATCGTCGCGAGGCGGTACTCGACTCTGAGCTGACCGGCGTCGGTCAGCTCATGGATCGTCGAGCGGTAGGCGTCCTCGAAGGACTTGCAGGCCGGGCAGCGGAAGTCCTCCCAGACCACGAGGGTCGACGGGGCGTCCTCCTCGCCGACCGGGATCGCCAGGCTGTCCTCGCCCTGCGCGCCCGAGGGGGCCACGACGGGACCGGCGGAGTCGCCGTCGTCGTCCTTTCCGGCATTGGCGGCGATCACCCCGATCACCGCGGCGAGCCCCAGGACGCAGACGACGCTCGCTCCGACGATCAGCGTGCGCCGACGCCTCTCCGCGGCCTTCTGCTTCTCTCGCTCGATGGCCATCCGCTCCCGGGCGGTGCGCTTTCCCTCACGGTTCTTCTCGCTCACACCCCGGAAACGAACCGGGGAGGCGCGCAGCGCCTCCCCGGTCCCAGGTCCACCCGTTCGGGTTACACCTTGCCTCGGACTCCGTCGGCGAGATCGGCGGCGAGGGCGCGGACGGCCTCGATACCGGCCGCGTGGTCGGGCGCGTCCAGCATCCGCTTCACGAACGCCGAACCGACGATGACCCCGTCGGCGAACCCGGCGACCTCGGCCGCCTGCGCGGCGTTGGAGACGCCGAGCCCGACGCAGACGGGCAGCCCGCTGCCGGTGGCCCGGGTCCGCTCGACCAGGTCCTGCGCCTGCGCGCCGACCGACTCACGGGTTCCGGTGACGCCCATCAGCGAGGCGGCGTAGACGAAGCCGCTGCCCGCCGCGGTGATCTGGGCGAGCCGCTCGTCCTTGCTGCTCGGGGCGACGACGAAGACCGTCGCGAGCCCGTGCTTCTCGGCGTGCTCCCGCCACAGCGCCGCCTCCTGCACGGGCAGGTCGGGCAGGATGCACCCGGCGCCGCCCGCCTCCGCGAGCTCCGCGGTGAACCGCTCGACGCCGTAGCGGTCGATCGGGTTCCAGTAGGTCATGACGAGCACCGGCTTGCCGGTCGCGGCGTGGGCCTCGCGGACCGTGCGCATCACGTCGGCGATCTTCACTCCGCCGCGCAGCGCGATGTCGTCGGCGGTCTGGATGACGGGACCGTCGAGGACGGGGTCGCTGTGCGGCAGACCGACCTCGACGATGTCCGCGCCGCCGTCGAAGACGGCCTTGATCGCCTCGATGCCGCCGTCCACGGTCGGGAACCCGGCCGGGAGGTAGGCGATGAGCGCGGAGCGGCCCTCGGCCTTGGCGGCGGCGAGGGTGTCCGTCAACAGCTGGATGTTCCCGCTCACTTGGCGTCCCCCTCGATCTCGGCGATGTCGGCGGCGTTCGCCGCCACCTCGGCGTCGGTGTCGTACAGGCCGAAGTACCGGGCGGCCGTGTCCATGTCCTTGTCACCGCGACCGGACAGGTTGACGATGATCAGCCCGTCCTTGCCCAGCTCCTTGCCGACCTCCAGGGCGCCGGCCAGCGCGTGGGCGCTCTCGATGGCGGGGATGATGCCCTCGGTGCGCGACAGCAGGCGCAGGGCCTGCATCGCCGCGTCGTCGGTGACCGCGCGGTACTCGCCGCGGCCGCTGTCCTTGAGGTAGGAGTGCTCGGGGCCGATGCCCGGGTAGTCCAGACCGGCCGAGATCGAGTACGGTTCGGTGATCTGGCCCTCGTCGTCCTGGAGGACGTAGGAGCGGGAGCCGTGCAGGATGCCGGGCTCGCCCGCGGTCAGCGTGGCCGCGTGCTCGCCGGTCTCCACGCCGTGCCCGGCGGGCTCGCAGCCGATGAGGCGTACGTCGGCGTCCGGGATGAAGGCGTGGAACAGACCGATGGCGTTGGAGCCGCCGCCGACACAGGCGATGGCGGCGTCGGGCAGGCGTCCGGCGCGCTCCAGGATCTGACGGCGGGCCTCGACGCCGATGACACGGTGGAAGTCGCGGACCATCGCGGGGAAGGGGTGCGGTCCGGCGACCGTGCCGAACAGGTAGTGCGTGTGGTCGACGTTGGCGACCCAGTCGCGGAAGGCCTCGTTGATCGCGTCCTTCAGCGTGCGGCTGCCGGACTTCACGGCGATGACCTCGGCGCCGAGCATGCGCATGCGGGCCACGTTGAGGGCCTGGCGCTGGGTGTCGATCTCGCCCATGTAGATGGTGCATTCGAGGCCGAACAGCGCGCAGGCCGTCGCCGTCGCCACGCCGTGCTGGCCCGCGCCGGTCTCGGCGATGACCCTCGTCTTGCCCATGCGCTTGGTGAGCAGGGCCTGGCCGAGGACGTTGTTGATCTTGTGGGAGCCGGTGTGGTTCAGGTCTTCCCGCTTGAGGAAGACACGTGCACCACCGGCGTGTTCGGCGAACCTCGGCACCTCGGTGAGGGAGCTCGGTCGGCCGGTGTAGTGCACCAGCAGATCGTCCAGTTCGCGGGCGAACTCGGGGTCGTGCTTGGCCTTTTCGTACTCGACGGCCACCTCGTCGACTGCCGCGACGAGGGCCTCGGGGATGAACTTTCCGCCGAAGGCGCCGAAGTAGCCCTCGGGGGTGGGGACTTGACCCTCGGGGTCTGGGATGAAGAAGTCGCTGGGCATGCGGATACCTCACGGTGAGTGGTGTGTGAGCAGCACTGTTCGCCGTGGGGGCGGGGGATGGTGTGTCGACTGCGAGCCGTCAGTGGCTGATCGCGCCCGCGCGGCGGTAGCCGCAAATCAAACACAGCCCCGCGCCCCTGACGGGGCGCTGCTGCCATCGCATGCCATTGACTTGCCCTGGTTCGTCCCCGATGACGTACCGCACTCTGCGGCCGTGCACCCTGCGTGCGGGCGCGCGGCAACCACGGGGGCGGCAACCGCGCGCGAGGCGGGCATACCTGTCCGTGGCTGTCGTCGTGGGAGTCATCGGGGCCAAGCCTATCGAAAGATCAGCTACGCCCGTGCCGCAGAGCCGGGTGCTCGCCCGCCGCCACCAGGTCGGCCACCGCGGACTTGGGGTCGCGGCCCGTCACCAGGGACTCGCCGACCAGGACCGCGTCGGCGCCGGCGTTGGCGTAGGCGATGAGGTCGTGGGGGCCGCGGATGCCGGACTCGGCGATCGTGACGATGTTCGCGGGGATCTCCGGCGCGACGCGCTCGAAGGTGCCGCGGTCGACCTCCAGGGTCTTGAGGTTGCGGGCGTTGACGCCGATGATCTTGGCGCCCGCGTCCACGGCACGCTCGACCTCGTCCTCGTCGTGCACCTCGACCAGCGGGGTCAGACCGATGGAGACAGCGCGCTCGATCAGCGACTCCAGGGCCGGCTGGTCGAGGGCGGCGACGATCAGCAGGGCGAGGTCGGCGCCGTATGCGCGGGCCTCCCACAGCTGGTACGACGTGACGATGAAGTCCTTGCGCAGGACCGGGATGTCCACGCGGGCGCGGACGGCCTCCAGGTCGGCGAGCGAGCCGCCGAAGCGGCGCTGCTCGGTCAGTACGGAGATGACGGCCGCGCCGCCCGCCTCGTAGTCCGCGGCGAGTCCGGCCGGGTCGGCGATCGCGGCCAGCGCGCCCTTGGACGGGCTGGAGCGCTTGACCTCGCAGATCACCTTGACGCCGTCGCCCTTGAGGGCGGCGACGCCGTCCTTGGCCG
Encoded proteins:
- the trpB gene encoding tryptophan synthase subunit beta; translation: MPSDFFIPDPEGQVPTPEGYFGAFGGKFIPEALVAAVDEVAVEYEKAKHDPEFARELDDLLVHYTGRPSSLTEVPRFAEHAGGARVFLKREDLNHTGSHKINNVLGQALLTKRMGKTRVIAETGAGQHGVATATACALFGLECTIYMGEIDTQRQALNVARMRMLGAEVIAVKSGSRTLKDAINEAFRDWVANVDHTHYLFGTVAGPHPFPAMVRDFHRVIGVEARRQILERAGRLPDAAIACVGGGSNAIGLFHAFIPDADVRLIGCEPAGHGVETGEHAATLTAGEPGILHGSRSYVLQDDEGQITEPYSISAGLDYPGIGPEHSYLKDSGRGEYRAVTDDAAMQALRLLSRTEGIIPAIESAHALAGALEVGKELGKDGLIIVNLSGRGDKDMDTAARYFGLYDTDAEVAANAADIAEIEGDAK
- the trpA gene encoding tryptophan synthase subunit alpha, which encodes MSGNIQLLTDTLAAAKAEGRSALIAYLPAGFPTVDGGIEAIKAVFDGGADIVEVGLPHSDPVLDGPVIQTADDIALRGGVKIADVMRTVREAHAATGKPVLVMTYWNPIDRYGVERFTAELAEAGGAGCILPDLPVQEAALWREHAEKHGLATVFVVAPSSKDERLAQITAAGSGFVYAASLMGVTGTRESVGAQAQDLVERTRATGSGLPVCVGLGVSNAAQAAEVAGFADGVIVGSAFVKRMLDAPDHAAGIEAVRALAADLADGVRGKV
- the trpC gene encoding indole-3-glycerol phosphate synthase TrpC, whose amino-acid sequence is MSVLDEIIDGVRADLAERQARVSLDELKERAAKAPAAKDGVAALKGDGVKVICEVKRSSPSKGALAAIADPAGLAADYEAGGAAVISVLTEQRRFGGSLADLEAVRARVDIPVLRKDFIVTSYQLWEARAYGADLALLIVAALDQPALESLIERAVSIGLTPLVEVHDEDEVERAVDAGAKIIGVNARNLKTLEVDRGTFERVAPEIPANIVTIAESGIRGPHDLIAYANAGADAVLVGESLVTGRDPKSAVADLVAAGEHPALRHGRS
- the lgt gene encoding prolipoprotein diacylglyceryl transferase → MELAYIPSPSRGVIHLGPIPLRGYAFCIIIGVFVAVWLGNKRWIARGGRSGTVADIAVWAVPFGLVGGRLYHVITDYQLYFSEGRDWVDAFKIWEGGLGIWGAIAFGALGAWIGCRRRGIPLPAYADAVAPGIALAQAIGRWGNWFNQELYGRATDLPWAVEITSSSDGREPGTYHPTFLYESLWCVGVALLVIWADRRFKLGHGRAFALYVASYCVGRFWIEYMRVDEAHEILGLRLNNWTALVVFLLAVLYIVVSAKQRPGREAVVEPGAVDAVAPADEDEADDAEKAEKADGADTADEESSDLKDDANDGAGSAKKG
- a CDS encoding HpcH/HpaI aldolase/citrate lyase family protein, which gives rise to MTIPLTWLYVPGDRQDTVAKALRSGADVVVIDLEDAVAPDRKEYARAATAEFLSDPRPVPVHVRVNALDGPFAAADLKALAHLVGVAGLRLPKVTSPDQIRRVAQSTPHPLYALLESALGIEHAFTIAQAHPALHGIALGEADLKADLSVRDDAGLDWPRSRVIVAARAAGLPPPPQSVHPDTRDLTGLAATCAHGRALGFLGRAAIHPRQLPVIERAYLPTEEDLERAEAIIKAATAHGGAQALRDGTFIDAAVVAAAHRTLSLAARRG
- the trpM gene encoding tryptophan biosynthesis modulator TrpM, with the translated sequence MTPTTTATDRYARLARGCRPRGCRAPARRVHGRRVRYVIGDEPGQVNGMRWQQRPVRGAGLCLICGYRRAGAISH
- a CDS encoding DsbA family protein codes for the protein MSEKNREGKRTARERMAIEREKQKAAERRRRTLIVGASVVCVLGLAAVIGVIAANAGKDDDGDSAGPVVAPSGAQGEDSLAIPVGEEDAPSTLVVWEDFRCPACKSFEDAYRSTIHELTDAGQLRVEYRLATIIDGNMGGTGSQNAANAAACAQDAGKFVEYHDVLYTNQPAETDDAFAENSKLFELAAKVDGLDTPAFRTCVEEGTHNGWVAKSNEAFRSGGFTGTPTVLLDGKNIYQDQSMTPQKLKEQVQEAAKG
- a CDS encoding CaiB/BaiF CoA transferase family protein; translation: MNRAPLTGLRVLDLATLFAGPLAATALGDFGAEVIKVEHPAKPDPSRGHGPAKDGIGLWWKHLGRNKRTITLNLSTPGGRATLLRLAGTADVIIENFRPGTLEKWDLGWPELSAVNPRLVLTRVTGFGQFGPYAHRPGFGTLAEAISGFAALTGEPDAPPTLPPFGLADSIAGLATAYAVLTALAARDRTGEGQVVDLSLIEPMLSVLGPQPTWYDQLGYVQQRTGNRSANNAPRNTYRTADGSWVAVSTSAQSVAERVLRLVGRPELIDEPWFATGADRARHADVLDAAVGGWIAERTREEVIAAFEKAEAAVAPIQDVREVMTDPQYQALDTITTVDDPELGPLRMQNVLFRLSATPGAIRWTGRPHGADTDEVLTELGLTPADVAALRAEGAV